In Thermogemmatispora onikobensis, a single genomic region encodes these proteins:
- a CDS encoding potassium channel family protein, with protein MGQSASQGWYYWREGRQPSPQIRRQQVKIVILGCGRVGATLANMMDRAGHQVSVIDYSSEAFQRLDPDFKGETILGNGVDEDILIRAGIKEADAFAAVTNGDNRNIMASQIAKEIFHVKKVVCRIYDPIRERTYHELGLETFCPTTIGAQMLAEALLGEPAAAKAAQQDEKQ; from the coding sequence ATCGGTCAGTCAGCAAGTCAAGGCTGGTACTACTGGCGGGAGGGACGCCAGCCCTCACCGCAGATCAGGAGGCAACAGGTGAAAATAGTGATCCTCGGTTGTGGCCGCGTTGGCGCAACGCTGGCCAATATGATGGATCGCGCGGGTCACCAGGTCTCGGTCATCGACTATAGCAGCGAAGCCTTCCAGCGTCTTGACCCCGACTTCAAGGGCGAGACCATCCTGGGCAATGGGGTCGATGAGGACATCCTGATCCGCGCCGGTATCAAGGAAGCCGACGCCTTCGCGGCGGTCACGAATGGCGATAATCGCAACATCATGGCGAGCCAGATCGCCAAGGAAATCTTCCACGTCAAAAAGGTCGTCTGCCGTATTTACGACCCGATTCGGGAGCGCACCTATCACGAGCTGGGACTGGAGACCTTCTGTCCTACGACGATAGGGGCGCAGATGCTGGCTGAGGCACTCCTCGGTGAGCCTGCAGCAGCAAAAGCAGCGCAACAAGACGAGAAACAATAG
- a CDS encoding lipid II:glycine glycyltransferase FemX, whose translation MKQGYILKTIGERRVWDSFLEHHDGHLLQSWGWGELKAEAGWRPLRLALCERATGRMVAAAQVLCRGAPQVPYWCGHLAYVPRGPVLDWSHEESCSAFWTALHRLLRRRGALALRLEPPLQAGTELGETVTRRLLTCNFRPVRTIQPLRTIMVDLHADEETLLARMKEKWRYNLRLAARRGVRVREAQTLEDVRAWYELLKVTAARDGFGIHHYEYYEHAWLILAPRNQLDLLLAEYEGRLLAGIFVGRMGREAVYLYGASSNELRQLMPNYLLQWEAMRRARAAGALRYDLWGIPETEDEHEPLAGVYRFKRGWGGQLVRFIGGYEYVYRPLSMNLARRLLGERLAL comes from the coding sequence ATGAAGCAAGGCTATATCTTGAAGACGATTGGCGAGCGCCGGGTCTGGGATAGCTTTCTAGAGCATCACGATGGCCATCTGCTGCAGAGCTGGGGCTGGGGTGAGCTAAAGGCCGAGGCGGGTTGGCGACCGCTGCGCCTGGCGCTCTGCGAGCGGGCGACGGGGCGCATGGTGGCCGCCGCTCAGGTCCTCTGCCGCGGCGCGCCCCAGGTGCCATACTGGTGTGGTCATCTGGCTTACGTTCCTCGCGGTCCAGTGCTCGACTGGTCTCATGAGGAAAGCTGCTCTGCTTTCTGGACGGCCCTCCACCGCCTGCTCCGCCGGCGTGGAGCCTTAGCCCTGCGCCTGGAGCCACCGCTCCAGGCCGGTACCGAACTGGGAGAGACGGTGACCCGTCGCCTGCTGACTTGCAACTTCCGTCCTGTGCGCACCATCCAGCCTCTGCGCACCATCATGGTTGATCTCCATGCCGATGAGGAGACGCTCCTGGCGCGGATGAAGGAGAAATGGCGCTATAATCTGCGCCTGGCTGCCCGACGGGGTGTCAGGGTACGTGAGGCGCAGACCCTTGAAGATGTGCGCGCCTGGTACGAGCTATTGAAAGTTACAGCGGCGCGCGATGGCTTTGGCATCCATCATTACGAGTACTATGAGCACGCCTGGCTGATTCTCGCTCCTCGCAACCAGCTCGATTTGCTCCTGGCCGAGTATGAAGGGCGGCTCTTAGCGGGGATCTTCGTGGGACGGATGGGACGCGAAGCCGTCTATCTCTATGGGGCCTCCAGCAACGAGCTGCGCCAGCTGATGCCCAATTATTTGCTCCAGTGGGAAGCAATGCGCCGCGCGCGCGCCGCTGGGGCTCTCCGCTACGATCTATGGGGGATTCCTGAAACGGAAGACGAACATGAGCCGCTGGCGGGGGTTTACCGCTTCAAGCGCGGCTGGGGTGGCCAGCTAGTCCGCTTCATCGGCGGCTACGAGTATGTATATCGTCCACTCAGTATGAACCTGGCGCGGCGCCTGCTTGGCGAGCGTCTTGCTCTCTAG
- a CDS encoding PLD nuclease N-terminal domain-containing protein: MSGERGCLFNSLLFLIIVFVPIVGHIIETFMILEDDHSAAGKLLWLAVIWLIPFLGPLLYLLFGQRRHHVALGQPSYGTR; encoded by the coding sequence ATGTCCGGTGAGCGTGGATGTTTATTCAATTCGCTGCTCTTTCTCATAATCGTCTTTGTGCCGATTGTCGGGCACATTATTGAGACGTTCATGATTCTAGAGGATGATCATTCAGCTGCGGGCAAGCTCCTCTGGCTGGCAGTCATCTGGCTCATCCCCTTCCTTGGGCCATTGCTCTACCTGCTCTTTGGCCAGAGGCGTCATCATGTTGCCTTGGGCCAGCCAAGTTATGGGACGCGCTAA
- a CDS encoding GNAT family N-acetyltransferase, translating to MNQSRSEPMLLPAEKAAEACQVLARAFQRDPLMVFVLPEEKRRAVVLPGLFTMTVQYCLRYGQVYTTSGLEGIACWLPPGETTPTLERLLSIGLRFPPLRLGLGSLWRIGLAERYAARQHALHTHGPHWYLWALGVDPPYQGQGIGSALLEVVFQQADARHLPCYLETQNPRNVGFYEKHGFRVASETPIPHSQGLRLWAMLREARTTAPSSLSRS from the coding sequence ATGAATCAGTCAAGGTCTGAACCCATGTTGTTACCAGCGGAGAAGGCAGCCGAGGCCTGCCAGGTTTTGGCCCGGGCTTTCCAACGCGATCCACTGATGGTCTTTGTGCTTCCCGAGGAGAAGCGACGGGCCGTTGTCTTGCCCGGCCTGTTTACCATGACGGTGCAGTATTGTCTGCGCTACGGCCAGGTCTACACCACTTCTGGCCTGGAAGGGATCGCTTGCTGGCTGCCACCGGGAGAGACGACCCCAACGCTGGAGCGCCTGCTGAGCATCGGCCTGCGCTTTCCTCCTCTGCGCCTCGGCCTGGGTAGTCTTTGGCGGATCGGCCTGGCCGAGCGCTATGCCGCCCGCCAGCATGCGCTCCACACTCATGGGCCACACTGGTACCTCTGGGCCTTGGGCGTTGATCCCCCTTACCAGGGCCAGGGAATCGGCAGCGCTTTGCTGGAAGTCGTCTTCCAGCAGGCCGACGCTCGCCATCTCCCTTGCTACCTGGAAACCCAGAATCCGCGCAACGTCGGCTTTTACGAAAAGCATGGCTTTCGCGTGGCCAGCGAGACGCCCATTCCCCACAGCCAGGGCTTGCGCCTGTGGGCCATGCTGCGCGAAGCCCGGACTACTGCGCCTTCATCCCTTTCCCGGTCTTAG
- the metX gene encoding homoserine O-acetyltransferase MetX: MVARVEHSVVTGTQPAPVNHLQSYTFDSLPLQYGGQFGPVTLAYETWGRLNAAGDNAILIAHALTGSSHAHDPEHPDDPKAAWWNPLIGPGRPFDTSRYFVVCSNVLGGCYGSTGPASIDPSTGQPYGMRFPLVTIRDMVHAQRRLIEHLGIRRLVVAGGSIGGQQALEWAVCYPELVEKVIVVAATAALTAQAIAFSEVGRQAIMLDPRWQGGDYPPGQGPDAGLAIARMLGMITYQSEEAMELRFSRRPARSCEIPTPTRTPSLGKRFDVENYLYYQGQSLVRRFDANTYLYLSRAMDLYDVSEGYPSLDAALARIRSRALFIGIRSDFLFPAARVRWLAGRVRELGGDASYIELDSPHGHDAFLKEWEQMSAALRWLET; the protein is encoded by the coding sequence ATGGTGGCTCGCGTCGAGCACAGCGTGGTGACAGGTACACAGCCTGCTCCTGTGAATCACTTGCAAAGCTATACCTTCGACTCGTTGCCGCTTCAGTACGGTGGCCAATTTGGCCCCGTGACGCTGGCTTACGAAACCTGGGGGCGCCTCAACGCGGCAGGCGACAATGCCATCCTGATCGCTCATGCCCTGACGGGCAGTTCGCATGCCCACGATCCTGAGCACCCGGACGACCCGAAGGCCGCCTGGTGGAACCCACTGATCGGTCCTGGCCGGCCCTTCGATACGTCGCGCTACTTTGTCGTCTGCTCAAACGTGCTCGGCGGCTGCTATGGCAGTACTGGCCCTGCCTCGATCGATCCGAGCACGGGGCAACCCTACGGCATGCGTTTCCCGCTGGTCACGATCCGCGATATGGTCCATGCCCAGCGCCGCCTGATAGAGCACCTGGGTATTCGCCGCCTGGTTGTGGCCGGCGGCTCGATCGGGGGACAGCAGGCGCTGGAATGGGCAGTCTGCTACCCGGAGCTGGTGGAGAAGGTCATCGTGGTGGCCGCCACGGCGGCTTTGACTGCTCAGGCTATTGCCTTCAGTGAAGTGGGGCGCCAGGCCATTATGCTCGACCCGCGCTGGCAGGGCGGCGATTATCCGCCCGGCCAGGGACCCGATGCCGGCCTGGCCATCGCGCGCATGCTCGGCATGATTACCTACCAGAGCGAAGAGGCAATGGAGCTGCGCTTCTCCCGTCGCCCGGCTCGCTCTTGTGAGATTCCTACACCGACCCGCACCCCAAGCCTGGGAAAGCGCTTCGATGTAGAGAATTATCTGTATTATCAGGGCCAGTCTCTGGTGAGGCGCTTCGACGCTAACACATATCTGTATCTGAGTCGCGCAATGGATCTCTACGATGTCAGCGAGGGCTACCCTTCTCTGGATGCAGCTCTTGCTCGTATTCGCAGCCGTGCGCTCTTTATCGGCATTCGCTCTGACTTTCTCTTTCCGGCGGCGCGGGTCCGCTGGCTGGCCGGGCGAGTGCGGGAGCTTGGAGGAGATGCCTCCTATATCGAGTTGGATTCTCCTCATGGCCACGATGCTTTCTTGAAAGAGTGGGAGCAGATGAGCGCTGCTCTGCGCTGGCTGGAAACCTGA
- a CDS encoding homocysteine synthase, which produces MALNSNRSYGFETLALHAGQETADSATGARAVPIYQTSSFVFDSPEHAADLFALRKFGNIYTRIMNPTQDAFERRIAALEGGVGALATASGQAAETLAILTIAEAGDEVVSSTSLYGGTYNLFRYTLPKLGITVRFVDSRDPEQFRAAITERTKAIYTEALGNPRLDMLDIEAVAAIAHEYGVPLIVDNTLPTPYLLQPLKHGADIVVHSATKFIGGHGTSIGGVIVDGGKFDWANGRFPAFTEPDPSYHGLRYVEAFGPLAYIIKARVQLMRDIGAAVSPFNAWLFLQGLETLPLRMERHSQNALRIAEFLEEHPAVSWVSYPGLSSHPQHELAARYLTHGYGAILGFGIKGGLEAGKMLIRHVELFSHLANVGDAKSLIIHPASTTHSQLTPDEQLETGVTPDFIRLSIGLETVEDLIEDLDQALRAVSTKLGEPLGVA; this is translated from the coding sequence ATGGCACTGAACAGCAATCGTAGTTATGGTTTTGAGACGTTGGCGTTGCATGCAGGTCAGGAAACGGCTGATAGCGCCACAGGTGCCCGGGCCGTTCCTATCTACCAAACAAGCTCGTTTGTTTTCGATAGCCCGGAGCACGCCGCCGATCTTTTCGCCCTGCGCAAGTTCGGCAATATCTATACGCGCATTATGAATCCCACTCAGGACGCCTTCGAGCGTCGAATAGCAGCCCTGGAGGGCGGTGTGGGGGCGCTGGCAACCGCTTCCGGCCAGGCGGCGGAGACGCTGGCCATTCTGACTATTGCTGAGGCAGGCGATGAGGTGGTCTCCTCCACCAGCCTCTACGGCGGCACCTATAATCTCTTCCGCTACACCTTGCCGAAGCTCGGCATCACGGTGCGCTTCGTCGACAGCCGGGACCCGGAGCAGTTCCGCGCTGCGATCACCGAGCGCACCAAGGCGATCTACACCGAGGCCCTGGGCAATCCCCGGCTGGATATGCTTGACATCGAGGCAGTAGCTGCCATTGCCCATGAATACGGTGTTCCTTTAATTGTTGATAATACCTTACCTACGCCCTATTTGTTGCAGCCGCTCAAGCATGGGGCTGATATTGTGGTGCATTCGGCCACCAAGTTCATCGGCGGACATGGCACCTCCATCGGCGGGGTAATTGTTGATGGCGGCAAGTTTGACTGGGCCAATGGCCGCTTCCCGGCCTTTACTGAACCGGACCCCTCTTATCATGGTCTGCGTTATGTCGAGGCTTTTGGGCCGCTCGCCTATATCATCAAGGCCCGCGTACAGTTGATGCGCGATATTGGCGCCGCTGTCAGTCCTTTCAATGCCTGGCTCTTCCTGCAAGGGCTGGAGACGCTTCCCTTGCGCATGGAGCGCCATAGCCAGAACGCCCTCCGTATCGCTGAGTTTTTAGAGGAGCACCCAGCGGTGAGCTGGGTCAGCTACCCTGGCCTGTCCAGCCATCCTCAGCACGAGCTGGCGGCGCGCTATCTGACGCACGGCTATGGGGCTATTCTGGGCTTTGGGATCAAGGGAGGACTGGAAGCCGGTAAGATGCTGATTCGCCATGTAGAGCTGTTCTCTCATCTGGCGAATGTGGGCGACGCCAAGTCACTGATCATCCATCCGGCCAGCACCACTCACTCGCAGCTGACCCCCGATGAGCAGCTCGAAACGGGCGTAACCCCCGATTTTATTCGCCTGTCGATTGGCCTGGAGACAGTTGAAGATCTGATTGAAGATCTGGATCAGGCGTTGCGTGCGGTCTCGACCAAACTTGGCGAGCCGCTTGGTGTTGCGTAG
- a CDS encoding aspartate kinase produces MDVECSLCVLKFGGTSVGSGERIRRVAQIVAQAASKALNEGAPFPVVVVSAMSGITDQLLRIAHFARRGESLEWRRELAALRDRHLQAAEKAVHDGMRLAELRATLEEALAGLEREAAGCEGYVDAVAAWGERLSVLLLAAAINDLSLPGVAAAPVREEVIVTGEPQGHAPSEPGAVIGAEPLEEETRARAQQLLLPLLQGRGRTVPVAPGFIGRTPAGLVTTLGRNGSDYSATVIGAAIDCCEVAIYTDVDGVMSADPRIVANARLLPALTYAEAARLSWFGAKVLHPRTLIPVAQRNIPVRVRNTFRPQMHGTLIGPEGKYHSGATAITVRRRLALVTVESTNMFGAPENAGQVFALAARVGAAPVAICSSSGHHLSFMVEEQAAASVVSLLQHDLGHWRVSCRPGLAACACLGSGFTSDPMSPARAISALARERIPVISQGASEQGIILIVEDGDSERALRCLHRDLIAPVIPLVRHPAHEKRLEALKAR; encoded by the coding sequence ATGGATGTTGAGTGTTCGCTCTGTGTGCTAAAGTTTGGTGGTACCTCTGTTGGCAGTGGCGAGCGTATTCGCCGTGTTGCTCAGATTGTGGCTCAGGCGGCCAGTAAAGCTCTCAACGAGGGGGCGCCTTTCCCCGTCGTGGTGGTCTCAGCGATGTCGGGCATTACAGATCAGCTGCTGCGCATTGCCCATTTTGCCCGGCGGGGCGAGAGCCTCGAGTGGCGCCGCGAGTTGGCGGCTCTACGTGATCGGCATCTTCAGGCCGCTGAGAAGGCTGTTCATGATGGAATGCGCCTGGCGGAGCTGCGCGCCACTCTCGAAGAGGCGCTGGCCGGGCTGGAGCGTGAGGCCGCTGGCTGTGAGGGCTATGTCGACGCCGTAGCGGCCTGGGGTGAGCGTCTCTCGGTGCTCTTGCTGGCTGCTGCCATCAATGATCTCAGCCTGCCGGGAGTAGCGGCTGCTCCAGTGCGTGAAGAGGTTATCGTAACGGGAGAGCCGCAGGGCCATGCGCCGAGCGAGCCGGGCGCTGTCATTGGCGCTGAGCCGCTGGAAGAGGAAACGCGCGCGCGGGCGCAGCAGCTGCTGCTGCCTTTGCTCCAGGGGCGGGGGCGGACGGTCCCGGTGGCCCCGGGCTTTATCGGGCGCACACCTGCTGGTCTGGTCACAACCCTGGGGCGCAACGGCTCCGACTACTCTGCCACTGTCATTGGGGCCGCGATCGACTGCTGCGAAGTTGCCATCTATACCGACGTGGATGGGGTCATGTCCGCCGACCCGCGCATCGTTGCCAATGCGCGTCTACTGCCGGCCTTGACCTATGCGGAGGCGGCGCGCCTCTCCTGGTTTGGGGCAAAAGTCTTGCATCCGCGCACCCTGATCCCGGTAGCCCAGCGCAATATCCCTGTGCGTGTGCGTAACACCTTCCGGCCACAGATGCACGGCACGCTCATTGGGCCGGAGGGCAAGTATCACAGTGGGGCCACGGCCATCACCGTTCGGCGGCGCCTGGCCCTGGTGACCGTTGAGAGTACCAACATGTTTGGTGCTCCCGAGAACGCTGGTCAAGTCTTTGCTCTGGCGGCTCGCGTTGGGGCGGCCCCCGTGGCCATCTGCTCCTCTTCTGGTCATCATCTCTCGTTTATGGTCGAAGAGCAGGCCGCGGCCTCTGTTGTCTCCTTGCTTCAGCATGACCTGGGTCACTGGCGAGTTAGCTGTCGCCCGGGTCTGGCGGCCTGTGCCTGCCTCGGCTCTGGTTTTACGAGCGATCCGATGAGTCCGGCCCGGGCGATCAGCGCGCTGGCGCGCGAGCGCATTCCCGTTATCTCCCAGGGTGCTTCCGAGCAGGGCATTATTCTCATCGTTGAAGATGGTGACAGCGAGCGTGCTCTGCGCTGCCTCCATCGAGATTTGATCGCGCCGGTGATTCCTCTTGTACGCCATCCGGCCCATGAAAAGCGTCTGGAAGCGCTGAAGGCCCGCTAG
- the asd gene encoding aspartate-semialdehyde dehydrogenase: protein MQQMQQRLPVAVLGATGMVGQRFIELLQGHPWFELVALAASDVHGGRPYGEVARWRLGGSMPEQVARLPVLPCRPEALPEIKIAFSALPAEVAGEVEAAFARAGVAVFSNAKSYRMEPDVPLLVPEVNAEHALAIQQQRKRRGWSGCIVTNPNCSATPLVMALKPLQQAFGLRKVLVTTLQAISGAGYPGLPSYDILDNAIPFISGEEPKVESETLKMLGEWREEEGFNWAPLVVSAHCNRIATREGHLECVSVELERQASPEEVISAWEHFLPEPQRLQLPSAPLPPLIYRSEEDRPQTLHDRDAGRGMAVTLGRLRPCPVLSYKFVALAHNTIRGAAGGSLLNAELCVRKGLL from the coding sequence ATGCAACAGATGCAACAACGTCTCCCGGTGGCGGTGCTCGGGGCGACTGGCATGGTAGGGCAGCGCTTCATCGAGCTATTGCAAGGCCATCCCTGGTTCGAGCTGGTAGCTCTGGCGGCCTCTGACGTGCACGGGGGGCGCCCCTATGGCGAGGTAGCGCGCTGGCGTCTTGGTGGCAGCATGCCCGAGCAGGTAGCCCGGCTGCCGGTCTTGCCTTGCCGCCCGGAGGCCCTGCCAGAGATCAAGATCGCCTTCTCGGCTCTGCCAGCTGAGGTGGCTGGTGAGGTCGAGGCTGCTTTTGCACGGGCCGGCGTGGCCGTCTTCAGCAATGCCAAGAGCTACCGCATGGAGCCTGATGTACCACTGTTGGTGCCCGAGGTCAATGCTGAGCATGCCCTGGCCATTCAGCAGCAGCGCAAACGTCGGGGCTGGAGCGGCTGCATTGTGACGAATCCGAATTGTTCGGCCACGCCGCTGGTGATGGCGCTTAAGCCCTTGCAGCAAGCCTTTGGCCTGCGCAAAGTTCTGGTGACGACCCTGCAAGCGATCTCTGGGGCTGGCTATCCAGGTCTGCCCTCCTACGATATTCTCGACAACGCCATTCCTTTCATCTCTGGTGAGGAGCCGAAGGTTGAGAGCGAGACGCTCAAGATGCTGGGCGAGTGGCGTGAAGAAGAGGGTTTCAACTGGGCGCCACTGGTTGTGAGCGCGCACTGCAATCGTATCGCCACGCGCGAGGGCCACCTGGAGTGCGTGAGCGTCGAGCTAGAGCGCCAGGCCTCACCCGAAGAGGTGATCTCGGCCTGGGAGCACTTCCTGCCTGAACCGCAGCGTTTGCAACTGCCGAGCGCTCCTCTGCCACCGCTGATCTACCGCAGCGAAGAGGATCGTCCACAGACGCTGCACGATCGCGATGCGGGTCGGGGAATGGCGGTCACCCTGGGGCGCCTGCGTCCCTGCCCCGTCTTGAGCTATAAATTTGTCGCCCTGGCCCATAATACTATCCGCGGTGCAGCGGGTGGCTCCCTGTTAAACGCAGAGCTATGTGTCAGGAAGGGCCTGCTCTGA
- a CDS encoding S53 family peptidase, which produces MQGHGQYKPFLKLWLLISFTLALAFSGCAGLPGTGGTATTTPTPRSATPSAAAESCPPVLFSSAVTCYTPLQLRQYYGFEPLIQRGYTGKGQTIIDIVSFGSPTLQQDLDVFSRRFHLPLTRVQVIQPVQKPEYDPHHDKSGWAGETELDVEIIHALAPDARIVVLVSPVAETEGTVGLPEFRQLIQYAIDHHLGTIVSQSWGASEVTLEDAAGQQEIQEWNALLQRATLEEHMTFFSSSGDNGATDYADLNMSRLSPKATTSFAADVPWVTSVGGTTLLRQGQQVHEIGWSKSGGGFSRFFPEPAYQKSLPAATQAAFQGRRGIPDVAAAADPATNLAFYFNGVWETVGGTSASAPMWAALAAIANQMAGHPLGFLNPALYTIAASANYQRDFHDITVGDNSVDQGVNVPGYPAEAGWDAVTGLGSPNAQYLIPDLIRTQATLAAAGQ; this is translated from the coding sequence ATGCAAGGCCACGGCCAATACAAGCCTTTCCTCAAGCTATGGCTACTGATATCCTTTACCCTCGCACTCGCCTTCAGTGGCTGCGCGGGTCTGCCTGGAACTGGGGGCACTGCCACGACGACCCCCACGCCGCGCTCAGCCACTCCCAGCGCAGCAGCCGAGAGCTGTCCCCCAGTCCTCTTCAGCTCTGCAGTCACTTGCTATACTCCTCTCCAGCTTCGCCAATACTACGGCTTCGAGCCGCTGATCCAGCGTGGCTATACCGGTAAGGGCCAGACCATTATCGATATCGTCTCGTTTGGCAGCCCCACCCTGCAGCAGGATCTCGATGTCTTCAGTCGTCGTTTTCACCTGCCTCTCACCAGGGTTCAAGTGATTCAGCCGGTCCAGAAGCCGGAATACGATCCCCATCACGATAAGAGCGGCTGGGCCGGAGAAACCGAACTCGACGTGGAGATCATTCATGCGCTGGCTCCCGACGCCAGGATTGTGGTACTGGTCAGCCCCGTGGCGGAGACGGAAGGCACGGTCGGGTTGCCCGAGTTTCGCCAGTTGATTCAGTATGCTATCGATCACCACCTGGGCACGATCGTCTCCCAAAGCTGGGGGGCTTCCGAGGTAACGCTGGAGGATGCTGCTGGTCAGCAGGAGATCCAAGAGTGGAACGCCCTGCTCCAGCGGGCGACATTAGAGGAGCATATGACTTTCTTCAGCTCTTCGGGAGACAACGGCGCCACCGATTACGCCGATTTGAATATGTCGCGGCTCTCGCCCAAGGCCACGACCAGTTTCGCCGCCGACGTGCCCTGGGTGACTAGCGTGGGGGGGACAACGTTGCTGCGCCAGGGGCAGCAGGTCCATGAGATCGGCTGGAGTAAGAGCGGTGGCGGCTTCAGTCGCTTCTTCCCGGAGCCAGCCTATCAGAAGTCCCTGCCTGCCGCTACTCAGGCAGCCTTCCAGGGCCGACGTGGCATTCCCGATGTGGCCGCTGCTGCTGACCCGGCAACCAACCTGGCTTTCTACTTCAACGGCGTCTGGGAGACGGTCGGTGGGACCAGCGCCTCCGCTCCAATGTGGGCAGCCCTGGCGGCGATTGCCAATCAGATGGCCGGTCATCCACTCGGTTTTCTGAACCCAGCCCTGTATACCATTGCTGCTTCAGCGAACTACCAGCGCGATTTCCACGATATTACTGTGGGAGATAACAGCGTCGACCAGGGTGTGAATGTGCCCGGTTACCCCGCCGAAGCAGGCTGGGATGCTGTGACCGGGCTGGGCAGCCCCAATGCACAATACCTCATTCCCGATCTGATTCGCACCCAGGCAACCCTGGCAGCAGCAGGTCAGTAA
- a CDS encoding CHAP domain-containing protein, whose protein sequence is MLSFKDRQDRVAETQERVEEPIRIPGLVTQLSPVEQLAFPDQSVSLPGATDLSDGRQTPLPEVAGEEEEKQTALLPVARAEEGTEYAVPETGQLPELQTALLPLVSSTSASAARPPLIIRGDGKKALRRQDGALRLPRKRWHVHAAVLVLVALILTGTLLTVLPESPVGARSGGGLFQSIMNMIPSNSGSSSTLDLAAMRAATATAIVRSGVGYDPGPSNPTGTQSGPVVGSSAGDPFPYGQCTYWADYRYHQLTGVWVPWGGNADEWVAGARANGWMVSTQPHIPSIVVLMPGVQGANIYYGHVAVAESLTSDGGVYTSNMNWYANGGGWGIVSYYTFYPGSGVYFVWI, encoded by the coding sequence ATGCTATCATTTAAGGACCGTCAAGACAGAGTCGCAGAAACGCAAGAACGAGTTGAGGAGCCGATTCGCATCCCTGGGCTAGTCACCCAGTTGTCGCCGGTTGAGCAACTCGCCTTTCCGGATCAGTCGGTCTCCCTACCTGGTGCGACTGACCTGAGCGATGGCCGGCAGACGCCTCTCCCGGAAGTGGCGGGTGAGGAAGAAGAGAAGCAAACGGCCTTGTTGCCAGTAGCCAGGGCGGAGGAGGGGACAGAGTATGCCGTGCCCGAGACCGGGCAACTGCCAGAACTGCAGACGGCCCTGCTGCCGTTGGTCAGCTCCACCAGCGCCAGCGCGGCGCGTCCCCCGCTCATCATTCGTGGCGATGGCAAAAAGGCGCTCAGGCGTCAGGATGGGGCGCTGCGGCTTCCACGCAAGCGCTGGCATGTCCATGCGGCGGTCCTGGTCCTGGTTGCGCTGATTCTCACTGGCACCCTGCTCACGGTGCTGCCCGAGAGTCCGGTCGGGGCCCGGAGTGGGGGCGGGCTATTCCAGTCCATTATGAACATGATCCCGAGCAACAGCGGCAGCTCCAGTACCCTGGATCTGGCCGCTATGCGTGCTGCCACGGCGACGGCCATTGTCCGCAGTGGAGTAGGTTACGATCCCGGTCCGAGCAACCCGACTGGCACGCAGTCGGGGCCGGTCGTTGGCAGCAGTGCGGGTGATCCTTTCCCCTATGGCCAGTGCACCTATTGGGCCGATTATCGCTATCACCAGCTGACAGGGGTGTGGGTGCCCTGGGGCGGTAACGCCGATGAGTGGGTAGCGGGAGCCAGAGCCAATGGCTGGATGGTCTCCACCCAGCCGCACATTCCTTCCATCGTTGTGCTGATGCCGGGCGTCCAGGGAGCCAATATCTACTATGGCCATGTGGCTGTGGCTGAGAGCCTGACCTCCGATGGCGGTGTCTATACAAGTAATATGAACTGGTACGCCAATGGCGGCGGCTGGGGAATCGTCTCCTACTATACATTCTATCCCGGCAGCGGCGTCTATTTTGTCTGGATCTAG